From the Carassius carassius chromosome 34, fCarCar2.1, whole genome shotgun sequence genome, the window ATGTTGTTCTGTCATGCAGAGCCATTTTAAATTCTGCTTTCTGCTAAGAGTTTCATGTTTCTAACCAAGCTTGACAAATCCTGATCAGTGAATCCCAAGAGACTCTTAGCAATGGCTAATAACTGTAATGAGATTAAATTGGGATTGTACAATTCTGCCTAGTGCTGATTTGAAGATAGCAGAGAGTGAGATCTGATGAGTCAGCAAGTTCTATGATGCCAACCATTTCACAGAATGGATTTTGTAACAGTGTACAATAGCTTACCTCTCTGTGATGGTCTCCCTCAGACCGCTGGTGACACCCTTCATGACGGTGCTTGCTTTGGGAGTGAGAACCACTTGGGACACAAAAAAGGTGCCCTTACGTCTCCGATCCTTTACTGAGGCTTGAAGGAACTGAATGAGCTTCTCAGGATCTGTGGTATTGGCCCAAGGAGAAGGCATCATCTGACCAGGCCACAGGAAAGGAACCTCCAGAGCCATGGGATTGTGATAGAAGACCAGTACCTGATACTCTTTCTCCCAGAGGTACTTCAGGCTTACCTCTTGAGCAAACACTACTGGACAGAGTCGGTCCCCGAAGATGGTGCGCAGCATCTGGACCAGCTTCTCGTGATGGAGGTTCTGTACGCCGTAGAAGTGGTTGAAGTCCAGGAACACGACCTCGCGAGCATGGGAGGCCAGGAAGGTGCTGATCTGCTCCAGGCCCTCGCGTACTGTGGCGCTGAACAGGCCGTGTGCAAAGTAGAGCTCGTTGTCAGGGTCTCTGGGTTTGGTGGATATGCGGAGGTCAAAGAAGCGGATGCCTCCCTCCAGCTGGCTGGTGAAGTTCATGGTCTGTGTCGCCAGCCACTTCCTCATCAGCTTCTTGGCCACTGTGCCAAACACAGAGACAAAGTTCTGCACGGTCTCAGGCTGCTCCGGCCCAACTGGTGAGGCTTCGTCGATGTAAAAACTAAAGGAGTCGTGGGAACCTGGATGAGAAGATTTCTGAGTTAGTGATATTTATTAAAAGAGAACATAAAAATTATGATGACATCTGAGTGAACAAATGCAATTTTCTGGCTCATATTAAACATTCCAAAGGGAACTGAACAGTTATCTCATTTATAATACCAAACATCACTAGTCTTTGTGGAATGACAAAGACAACATTCACTTTGCTATAGAAGAAAGGCAacataaaaataactataatataatataatataatataatataatataatataatataatataatataatataatataatataatataatataatataatataatataatataatataatataatataataatataatataatataatataatataaaaattgaataCCTAACATCTTCAAACGTTGAAagaaatgtgacagtaaagacatttataatgttacaaatgattttatttcaaatattgctttctattcatcaaagaatcctgaaaaaagtatcatggtttccataacTGTTgataaacattgataaaaatgtttcttgaacagcaattCGTCTTattgaagactggtgtaatgttCTGAAAATGCTgaaactgctgaaaattcagttttgccattacaggaaaaaaatatattcatatattatttctatattactatattaatatagtaaaaaagaaaacctttattttatattgtaaaaatatttaataatattactggctgtactgtatttttgatcactgAGGCCTTGGTGCCcataacataaaaacatattgaaatgtattaattaaaaaaatcgtatcgattccaaacttttgatagatgtaatggtagtgtatgttggtggtgtacatacatttaataataaagatttattCTGTGGATCTATAAAGTAATTTAATTAGAGTTCATATTTAactatattttgattaaatactactaaattaaaaatgaaataaaaactgatgtttaagtTAATGTTAAAGAGAGCAGCTTTTCATCGACTCCGAATATTCTGGCAGTCATGTCCCTGaaaattttcagttttggctCCTTGCTGGTAAAGAACAGCCCTGCTTTGTGATCTTGTAGACTTCACAGACATGCACAAGACTATGAACGCACATCACGTGCCAATTGAGACAGGGCCATCTTCTCTAAAAAATAATGAGAACAATGATTGGTAGCTTGCTCTGAAAAAGACGCAAATCAAATACTGCCTGCCAATCTGCAGTACTTCTGTACAGCAGGAACCTAAGAATACATATAATGGATGTTGTAACGGTTAAATGAAATAATGCAATAGCCAACACTTGCATCCAGActgcagcaggagaaaaagcgtTGCCAGGGCCTACATGATAATAACATAGAGTTCACAAACACGCTCTTAATTTAAATACAGAGCAAAGCCAGGTGCTATGTTTGATCTCCAAAAATCAAAAcaactat encodes:
- the LOC132114445 gene encoding PI-PLC X domain-containing protein 3; amino-acid sequence: MASSQGKSELRYADWMSSLPDTLHSIPLTNLAIPGSHDSFSFYIDEASPVGPEQPETVQNFVSVFGTVAKKLMRKWLATQTMNFTSQLEGGIRFFDLRISTKPRDPDNELYFAHGLFSATVREGLEQISTFLASHAREVVFLDFNHFYGVQNLHHEKLVQMLRTIFGDRLCPVVFAQEVSLKYLWEKEYQVLVFYHNPMALEVPFLWPGQMMPSPWANTTDPEKLIQFLQASVKDRRRKGTFFVSQVVLTPKASTVMKGVTSGLRETITERALPAMMQWIRSQRPGESGVNIITADFVELGEFISAVITLNYYLDDEEENAT